A window of Psychroflexus sp. ALD_RP9 contains these coding sequences:
- a CDS encoding helix-turn-helix transcriptional regulator — MKNKLKVLRAEHNYTQDQLAKAVEVSRQTINAIEKGKFDPSLVLAIKLARLFKTEIEAIFIYEDQAS, encoded by the coding sequence ATGAAAAACAAACTGAAAGTCTTACGGGCAGAGCACAATTATACACAAGACCAGCTCGCTAAAGCGGTAGAAGTTTCGCGGCAAACCATTAATGCGATTGAAAAAGGAAAATTTGATCCTAGTTTAGTCTTGGCCATAAAGCTTGCCCGCTTGTTTAAAACTGAAATTGAAGCGATTTTTATTTATGAAGACCAAGCCAGTTGA